The genomic window TTGCTTTGTTTTTGATGTCATGGAGACACCACAATTCGCTTATCCTTATTCCGCTCATCGAAAATAGTCCCGTCATGTTTGTATTTTTTCAAAATAAAATGTGTTGTCGTTGACAATACAGAATCGAGTGTAGATAACTTATCTGAGACAAACTGAGCGATTTCAGACATAGTACGCCCTTCAATAATAACCGATAGATCATAAGCACCCGACATGAGATATACAGAACGCACTTCTGAGAATTTGTATATACGCTCTGCAATTTCATCAAAGCCTACACCACGCTTAGGGGTAACCTTCACGTCAATCATCGCTGTCACTCCTTCTAACCCATCGACCTTTCGCCAATCCACAACAGTTGCATACTTCAAGATGACATGATGTTCTTCCAATTTATTAATGGTGGCTTGCACATCGGCCTCCGAAAGCTGAAGCGCTTTTGCAAGAACATCAAGTGGCATCCTCGCATCATTTTGTAAAAGCTCAAGCAATTCAATTTCTTTTTCATTTAGTAGCAAGTAAAACCCTCCCGAAAAACAAGAATTTTCAGTCTATTATACAGCTTTTTGACCGAATAAAAAATAGATTTTTTTCTGCAATCTTGCACTTGTTAAAAATTTACTTATTTGTTTTTCACAAATATACATACACTATCGCTATATATAAGTGAGAGGTGAGAATAGTGGCAACCATTCCCCAATCTATTACCATTAGAGGCGTAAAAGTATATTACGAGCTCACTCCATGGAAGGACAAGCCTGTTATCGTGCTTATACACGGATTTTTGTCGTCGTCTTTTAGTTATCGGCGCTTAATTCCATTATTAAAGGAATCTTATACAGTTTTAGCGGTTGACTTACCCCCATTTGGTAAGAGCGCAAAGGTAAAGAACTTTGTATACTCTTATGCCAATATGGCCCAAATTGTTATCGAGCTTCTCCAACGTCTTCAGCTTACACAGGTTACTTTAGTAGGACACTCCATGGGCGGACAAATCGCTTTAAATATCGCAAAGCAAAAACCTGATATTGTAAAAAAATTAATTCTTTTATGTAGCTCAGGTTATTTAAGTAAAGCATCAAAACCAATGATTTACTTTTCTTACTTACCTTTCTTTTCATTAGTTATAAAAGCGTGGTTATATTCAAAAGGCACACATGGAAATCTTCAAAACAGTGTGTTTGACCACAGTTTAATTGATGAAGAGATGCTTCGAGGCTACGAGGAACCGTTTCATGACGAAAGCATATATCATGCCTTAACTAAGATGCTGCGTCATCGCGAGGGTGATTTACCGGCTGAAGACCTTCGGACTATTCGTACTCCCAGTCTTTTAATATGGGGCGAAAATGATAAAGTAGTGCCGATTGAAATAGGAGAAAGACTCCATAAAGATTTACCAAGCTCTCATTTTGTTTCATTTACACAAACAGGACATCTTGTTCCTGAGGAGAGACCTTTGCCCGTTTATGAGCACATGTTAGAATTTATATAAATAGCCGCCAAACGTTACTTTGGCGGCTTGACTTATCTGGTTAAGTATATTTTCAACAGAACTCAACCTACAACCTCTCTACACCTTTAAAACGGGTAATGTAATAAGAACGGTCGTACCTTTCCCTGTTGAACTAACAAATTGAATAGATCCATTATGATATTCAATAATTCTTTTTGTAATAGCTAACCCTAACCCCGTACCGCCATCTTTTCTAGTACGCGCTTTATTCACACGAAAGAATTTTTCTCCTAAGTATTGAAGATCCTCTTCGGAAATTCCACAGCCAGTATCTTGAATTGAGATAGTACAAAAAGACTCATCTCCGCTCATTGAGACAGTAATAGCACTTTGTTCAGGAGAGTATCGAACTGCATTATCAAGTAAATTGTGCAGCACTTGCTCTATTCGATCTGCATCCGCCTCTACCACCACTTCAGGGTCTGTGCTGAGCTTCAACTTTAACTGCTTTTCAGCAAATATTGGCGCGTACGTTTGCAATGTATCTTCTATTAACTGGGCAAGCACAAGCGGTGTTTTGTTTATAGGGAAATCGCCGCTCTCTAACAGAGACAGATCTAACAAGTCATTAACAAGCCGCTTCATTCTTTTTGCTTCTTTTAATATAATTTGTAAGTATCCGCGCTCTTTATCCTTAGACGTGACCATACCCTCTAATATTGCTTCTGAATAGCCTTGAACGTAACTAAGTGGTGTTCGTAGTTCATGTGATACAGTTGAAATAAATTCCTTTTTCCGATGATCCTCATTTCTTATTGCTTCAATCATCTGATTAAAGGTATGAGCTAGTTGACCTATTTCATCATTAGATTGAACGTCTACTGTCTCACTAAAATCTCCTTTTGAAAGACGTATCGCTACTTTTTCGATTTTGCGAAGTGGATTAGTTAGCTTTTCAACTACTAATTTCCCTAAAAATATTGATAATACGATATATAAAATGGCTGCCAATAACCATATATACCCTGCATCATTATTTACCTCTTCTACACTAGCTAAAGGCACATATAAATATATGATTCCTGCTAAGCGAAGGTCATCTAAAAGTGGAACAATAACACCCATTATTTGTCGTTGAAATCTTGTTTCATAACCAAGCTTAACAACAACATCACCCGTTAACAAAGTATCTCGATCTTCTTCAGTTATAAGAGTATCTACGTCCACCTCATATGGTAAACATGCCGCTAAATCTTTAGGATTATCAACTAGTAATACATCTGTTTGTGATACAGAATTGTACCATTCAATTTGCTTTCTGAGGTCATCATGAATTGGCCCCCCCGCATATTCATGAGCCAATTGAAATCCTTCATGCGTTAATGTTTCTTGAACATTATTAACATATATTTGCTGATAAAAATAATGAAATAATAAATATGAAATTAACAACGTTCCTACAATAACAATACTGACGAGTAACCATATTTTTTGCGCTAGTGAAAATCGTACCGTTCCCATTATGACACCTCAAATTTATACCCGACACCCCACACCGTTTGAATACATGAGCCAGCTTCACCAAGTTTAATACGTAATGTTTTAATGTGTGTATCAACCGTTCTTGTACTTCCTTCATAATCATAGCCCCAAATGGTTTCAAGTAAAATATCACGACTAATTACTTGGTTCACATGCCGGATGAAATAGTGAAGTAAATCAAACTCTTTTAACGTAAGCGTGACAGGTTGCCCAGAAACTTTCACTTGTCTTCCTTTAGAATCAACTTCTAGTATGCCATATTTTTCAAAATCACCTTCTCTAAATGGACTGCGATTTACTCTTCTTAATACAGCATCAATACGAGCAACTAATTCTCCTGGACTAAAGGGCTTCACTACATAA from Bacillus sp. HMF5848 includes these protein-coding regions:
- a CDS encoding Lrp/AsnC family transcriptional regulator; the encoded protein is MLLNEKEIELLELLQNDARMPLDVLAKALQLSEADVQATINKLEEHHVILKYATVVDWRKVDGLEGVTAMIDVKVTPKRGVGFDEIAERIYKFSEVRSVYLMSGAYDLSVIIEGRTMSEIAQFVSDKLSTLDSVLSTTTHFILKKYKHDGTIFDERNKDKRIVVSP
- a CDS encoding alpha/beta fold hydrolase, with the translated sequence MVATIPQSITIRGVKVYYELTPWKDKPVIVLIHGFLSSSFSYRRLIPLLKESYTVLAVDLPPFGKSAKVKNFVYSYANMAQIVIELLQRLQLTQVTLVGHSMGGQIALNIAKQKPDIVKKLILLCSSGYLSKASKPMIYFSYLPFFSLVIKAWLYSKGTHGNLQNSVFDHSLIDEEMLRGYEEPFHDESIYHALTKMLRHREGDLPAEDLRTIRTPSLLIWGENDKVVPIEIGERLHKDLPSSHFVSFTQTGHLVPEERPLPVYEHMLEFI
- a CDS encoding cell wall metabolism sensor histidine kinase WalK; this encodes MGTVRFSLAQKIWLLVSIVIVGTLLISYLLFHYFYQQIYVNNVQETLTHEGFQLAHEYAGGPIHDDLRKQIEWYNSVSQTDVLLVDNPKDLAACLPYEVDVDTLITEEDRDTLLTGDVVVKLGYETRFQRQIMGVIVPLLDDLRLAGIIYLYVPLASVEEVNNDAGYIWLLAAILYIVLSIFLGKLVVEKLTNPLRKIEKVAIRLSKGDFSETVDVQSNDEIGQLAHTFNQMIEAIRNEDHRKKEFISTVSHELRTPLSYVQGYSEAILEGMVTSKDKERGYLQIILKEAKRMKRLVNDLLDLSLLESGDFPINKTPLVLAQLIEDTLQTYAPIFAEKQLKLKLSTDPEVVVEADADRIEQVLHNLLDNAVRYSPEQSAITVSMSGDESFCTISIQDTGCGISEEDLQYLGEKFFRVNKARTRKDGGTGLGLAITKRIIEYHNGSIQFVSSTGKGTTVLITLPVLKV
- a CDS encoding response regulator transcription factor, with product MNEVMVLIVDDEEDMRNLIRMYLENSRLHCEEASNAKEALQKIETSVVDIVLLDIMMPEVDGFELCEKIRESSNIPIIFLTAKGEEWDRVRGLKAGADDYVVKPFSPGELVARIDAVLRRVNRSPFREGDFEKYGILEVDSKGRQVKVSGQPVTLTLKEFDLLHYFIRHVNQVISRDILLETIWGYDYEGSTRTVDTHIKTLRIKLGEAGSCIQTVWGVGYKFEVS